From the genome of Leptolyngbya sp. NIES-2104, one region includes:
- a CDS encoding hybrid sensor histidine kinase/response regulator: MNHQPQNVQLFPASSMKIEPQVNVLLVDDRAENLLALETVLQSLGQNLVKVQSGAAALKYLLHHEVAVILLDVQMPGIDGFETARLIRQRDRYQHTPIIFLTAFADGDDLQSQGYTLGAVDYLYKPINPVILTSKVSVFIDLFKKNLEVQHQAAQLVAKNTEIVRAEAARQQAEEANRLKDEFLMVVSHELRTPLNSILGWSRLLLDRQLDADMTQRALGTIARNAQAQAQLIEDILDISGLMRGKVQLEIRTVDLKAFINATIDAICPQAKAKTIHLSVQLDPTISTIEADSARLRQIVLNLLTNAIKFTPTGGQVNLQVSSDSNGYIKLRISDTGIGIDPEFLPHIFDRFQQADSSSTRAHGGLGLGLAIARQLVELHHGEIHAHSDGCNQGTTFTVQLPITHQYLESCHPEKIVDPLPDATSSAKEPPSLEGVQILLVEDQADN; encoded by the coding sequence ATGAATCATCAGCCGCAAAATGTACAGCTATTTCCTGCTTCCTCAATGAAAATCGAACCGCAAGTCAACGTCCTGCTCGTGGACGATCGCGCCGAAAACCTGCTTGCCCTAGAGACTGTGTTGCAGAGCTTAGGACAGAACCTCGTCAAAGTTCAATCAGGTGCAGCCGCCTTGAAGTACTTACTTCATCATGAGGTGGCTGTGATCTTGCTTGATGTCCAAATGCCAGGAATTGATGGTTTTGAAACGGCAAGATTAATTCGTCAGCGCGATCGATATCAACACACCCCAATTATCTTTTTAACGGCGTTTGCGGACGGCGATGACCTACAATCACAAGGTTATACCCTGGGTGCTGTGGATTATTTATACAAGCCGATTAACCCGGTCATTTTGACTTCTAAAGTCTCTGTATTCATTGATTTGTTTAAAAAGAATCTAGAAGTTCAACATCAGGCAGCTCAACTGGTCGCTAAAAATACAGAAATTGTCCGCGCCGAAGCCGCTCGCCAACAAGCAGAAGAAGCAAATCGGCTGAAAGACGAATTTCTTATGGTCGTTTCTCACGAACTACGGACACCTCTTAACTCGATTCTAGGTTGGTCGCGGCTACTGCTCGATCGCCAACTTGATGCTGATATGACCCAACGGGCGTTAGGAACGATCGCGAGAAATGCCCAAGCCCAAGCGCAACTCATCGAAGATATTCTAGACATCTCCGGACTAATGCGCGGAAAAGTTCAGCTAGAAATTCGCACCGTAGATCTCAAGGCATTCATTAATGCAACGATCGACGCGATTTGTCCCCAAGCTAAAGCCAAAACAATTCATCTGTCTGTACAACTCGATCCTACGATTTCAACGATAGAGGCAGATTCAGCGCGATTGCGCCAGATTGTTTTGAATCTACTCACGAATGCAATCAAGTTTACGCCGACGGGCGGACAAGTTAACCTGCAAGTTTCGTCTGATTCTAATGGCTATATCAAACTGCGAATTAGCGATACGGGCATTGGCATTGACCCAGAGTTTTTGCCGCACATTTTTGATCGCTTTCAGCAAGCTGATAGTTCTTCGACCCGTGCTCACGGCGGATTGGGATTAGGACTTGCGATCGCGCGGCAGTTGGTTGAATTGCATCATGGTGAAATTCACGCGCATAGTGACGGTTGTAATCAAGGAACGACCTTTACTGTGCAACTTCCAATCACCCACCAATACCTAGAAAGTTGCCACCCAGAAAAGATTGTCGATCCTCTACCTGACGCTACTTCGAGTGCGAAAGAACCACCATCTCTTGAAGGAGTTCAAATTCTCTTAGTCGAAGATCAGGCGGATAATTGA